From Toxorhynchites rutilus septentrionalis strain SRP chromosome 2, ASM2978413v1, whole genome shotgun sequence, a single genomic window includes:
- the LOC129768539 gene encoding zinc finger CCCH domain-containing protein 13 has protein sequence MTDVANPVRLVGNTSKATVQNIGKSHNPNNIDDCNNIGSSGNGSRSVSFNRDVHVKRIGSRSEPRTFPTSTPKVRKEPPNLSSKALRKEAELVLAHADRIDRARSRRNSGGDDKFNSLPSRKSRGKATVSRSTSDVSSKKPQKSLLNLFSKSKHDEAGPVKRPIDEKPRITINRSNSDIGQSRQVRRKTPRRNTLELKHDPLTPIIEASPVEYTKNSDPLTAFTQRDHTPDQPTGQESDLFPIRSTSRPVMETIQLLRQNSKSQEGLHCSQLPPEKPSLTKGVTVENIVKRLSSERHTSPPPPQIIRDGFSYTRPGEHPIVYAQVVCSDEGKNKHTIRNEFSTNTSDEDIKKSSPLGFDERMATGKDYLHMKRPTPPLPKYTLDETDNFPRTRFKPYNSDEDEGLGLGDHSKRFSSSYYKTTTTTSTNDFSTNSDEDHITPVVKYAPPERPYVSHSYSTNYRGQADGKEYFPEFHELSQRREILESRIRNRIGSRELLDKVSPERELATGSSNSRYDSYHHTSSLARRSADRLASDSPVRRRTVSPPPPPVREDLIERNNAKNRYVETFVTKTVINRDGKPYTEEYVERFKYPNKNVEDVRMTRTTYDREGSAERTEVQNFTQRLPLDSGHSRQVVDKGDSGIENDFRKDSFNGEFSKRKKYTLTQNILTCESFLRNERTHTNACLRKPRKTYSYRERSIDDGSRFDPRLDEYSADRGHPKELKSSLKQQKKTGGLAKVKQFMSSTKKRLVKMGETEKKDSRHSSIRSDERSRYDEKNHLKVPDIATRRRLSTPKSSPSTTKRSLSFKGAKNGETGKTSRPEWFKSFDRLSRKKSDSKSQLSSDVRPSSGAKQQKSLRFFGDTDSEFVDKPPSRSSRSKSSLSKSDKRYQSAYDLETTPKFQETRYRSSSMENLEDDDRHIDSKRRDQSTSDHSTSYRRRTPSPVYPPNRHYSVGRDYTPDRSTNRKSYSRSRENSVDLVDSDRHERSSRSRTEQHSKKPPSGPQKPARSFQRAGSLNRETDRIHDSSGTEGESSQQSQRSVVFLHATTVGDIPHPQISNARRMAYSRESLNSSKKLQPMTRTVSRSISVLAPWKPKHVSEGYEINYHNDQQQAMKSVATTLPRPLNNRSHSQSTLNRTKQKTRRSHTGSKDDLDSDKSSSFENAKISHGTQRGGGGQQTYSLPRRPREGHTAVHSGGSRTNTLQKHRRN, from the exons GGTCTCGTTCCGAACCGCGAACGTTTCCTACCAGCACTCCGAAAGTGCGCAAGGAACCACCGAACCTATCCTCAAAGGCACTTCGCAAGGAAGCTGAACTTGTGCTTGCGCACGCGGACCGGATCGATCGTGCCCGCTCCAGACGCAACAGCGGAGGTGACGATAAGTTCAACTCCCTTCCGTCACGAAAATCTCGTGGGAAAGCGACGGTAAGTCGCAGCACCAGCGACGTATCCTCGAAGAAACCCCAGAAAAGTCTTCTGAACCTGTTCAGCAAGAGCAAACATGACGAGGCAGGTCCGGTGAAGCGTCCGATCGATGAGAAACCCCGGATTACGATCAACCGCAGCAACAGTGACATCGGTCAGTCACGCCAGGTGAGGCGTAAGACGCCTCGACGAAACACCCTTGAACTTAAACATGATCCACTAACTCCGATTATCGAAGCTTCCCCAGTGGAATACACGAAAAACTCCGACCCGTTAACTGCATTCACTCAGCGGGATCATACTCCGGACCAGCCTACCGGTCAAGAATCGGACCTCTTCCCGATTCGATCCACGTCCAGGCCAGTAATGGAAACGATCCAGCTACTACGACAGAATTCAAAGTCCCAGGAAGGGCTGCATTGTTCCCAGCTGCCGCCAGAGAAGCCAAGCCTCACGAAAGGGGTAACGGTCGAGAACATTGTGAAACGGTTATCCAGCGAACGTCATACTTCACCGCCGCCACCGCAGATCATACGTGACGGCTTCTCTTACACCCGGCCTGGCGAGCACCCCATAGTCTACGCCCAGGTTGTGTGCAGTGATGAGGGGAAAAATAAACACACCATCCGGAACGAGTTCTCAACCAACACCAGTGACGAAGACATTAAGAAATCTAGTCCCCTCGGATTCGACGAAAGAATGGCGACTGGCAAGGATTACCTACACATGAAAAGACCGACTCCACCACTTCCAAAGTACACACTGGACGAGACGGATAATTTTCCCCGGACCAGATTCAAACCGTACAACAGTGATGAGGACGAGGGACTCGGACTCGGTGACCACAGCAAACGCTTCTCGTCGAGTTATTACAAAACCACGACTACCACCAGCACCAACGATTTCTCCACCAACTCTGACGAGGACCACATCACGCCGGTTGTGAAGTATGCCCCACCGGAGCGACCTTATGTTAGCCACAGCTACAGCACCAACTATCGGGGACAAGCCGATGGGAAAGAGTACTTTCCCGAGTTCCACGAACTCAGCCAGCGGCGAGAGATTCTGGAGTCAAGGATTCGGAACCGTATCGGGTCGAGGGAGCTGCTGGATAAGGTCTCACCCGAGCGGGAGCTTGCCACGGGATCCAGCAATTCACGCTACGACAGTTACCATCACACCAGCAGCCTGGCCCGAAGAAGCGCTGACCGCTTGGCGAGTGATTCGCCGGTGCGTAGACGAACCGTTTCGCCGCCTCCGCCACCAGTTCGGGAGGATCTAATCGAGCGGAACAACGCGAAGAATCGATACGTGGAGACATTTGTGACGAAGACGGTGATAAATCGCGATGGGAAACCCTACACCGAGGAATACGTGGAACGGTTCAAGTATCCGAATAAAAATGTGGAGGATGTACGGATGACGCGGACCACCTACGATCGTGAGGGATCTGCCGAGCGGACAGAAGTGCAGAACTTCACCCAACGTTTGCCGCTGGATAGTGGTCACTCGAGACAGGTGGTGGATAAGGGTGATTCGGGGATTGAGAACGATTTTCGAAAGGATTCATTCAACGGGGAGTTCTCGAAGAG GAAGAAGTATACGTTAACGCAGAATATTCTAACTTGCGAAAGCTTCCTGCGGAATGAACGCACACACACAAATGCCTGCCTTCGGAAGCCACGGAAAACGTATTCCTATCGGGAACGAAGCATCGACGATGGAAGCCGCTTCGATCCCCGGTTGGATGAATACTCCGCCGATCGTGGACATCCGAAGGAGCTGAAATCGTCTTTGAAGCAGCAGAAGAAGACTGGTGGATTGGCAAAG GTGAAACAGTTTATGAGCTCCACGAAAAAAAGACTGGTAAAAATGGGGGAGACGGAAAAGAAGGATTCGAGGCACAGTAGCATTCGCAGCGATGAGCGATCGCGCTACGATGAGAAGAACCATTTGAAG GTTCCCGACATTGCAACTCGCCGTCGTCTCTCGACTCCCAAGTCCAGTCCTTCGACGACGAAACGATCGTTATCCTTCAAGGGCGCAAAGAATGGTGAGACCGGCAAAACATCCCGACCGGAATGGTTCAAATCGTTCGACAGGTTGTCAAGGAAGAAGTCGGACTCGAAATCACAACTCTCGAGTGACGTTAGACCGTCCAGCGGCGCGAAACAGCAGAAGAGCCTGCGTTTCTTCGGAGACACCGATAGCGAATTCGTTGATAAGCCACCCAGCAGATCTAGTCG CTCCAAATCCTCTCTTTCGAAATCGGACAAGAGATACCAGAGTGCGTACGACTTGGAAACAACACCGAAATTCCAGGAAACCCGTTACCGGTCGTCTTCGATGGAGAACCTAGAGGACGACGATCGTCATATTGATTCTAAG AGAAGAGATCAGTCCACATCCGACCATTCGACTAGCTATCGCAGACGTACGCCATCACCAGTCTATCCTCCGAATCGACACTACAGCGTCGGTCGAGACTACACACCCGATCGATCGACCAACCGCAAAAGCTACAGCCGCTCTCGGGAGAACAGTGTGGATCTTGTCGACTCCGATCGCCATGAACGATCTAGTCGAAGTCGAACCGAACAGCACAGCAAGAAACCTCCATCGGGCCCGCAGAAACCGGCGCGATCATTTCAACGGGCAGGGAGTTTGAACAG AGAGACAGATCGAATTCATGACAGCTCAGGGACCGAGGGTGAATCTAGTCAACAAAGCCAACGCAGCGTAGTATTCCTGCACGCCACAACTG TGGGCGATATCCCGCACCCCCAGATATCGAACGCCCGCCGGATGGCGTACTCCCGCGAGTCGCTGAACAGCTCGAAAAAACTCCAACCAATGACGCGAACCGTCTCCCGGTCGATCTCGGTGCTGGCACCCTGGAAGCCGAAGCATGTCAGCGAGGGTTACGAGATCAATTACCACAACGATCAGCAGCAGGCGATGAAGTCGGTTGCGACCACCCTGCCGCGCCCTCTGAACAACCGCTCCCACAGTCAGTCGACACTGAATCGGACCAAACAGAAGACGCGTCGTAGCCATACCGGATCGAAGGATGATCTGGACTCCGATAAAAGCTCATCGTTTGAGAATGCAAAGATTTCACATGGAACCCAGCGTGGTGGTGGTGGGCAGCAGACTTACTCGCTGCCAAGAAGACCACGGGAAGGACATACTGCGGTACACTCCGGCGGCTCGAGAACTAACACGCTTCAGAAGCATCGTAGGAATTGA